From a single Nakaseomyces glabratus chromosome F, complete sequence genomic region:
- the UTP5 gene encoding Utp5p (CAGL0F02541g~Ortholog(s) have role in cellular response to drug, maturation of SSU-rRNA from tricistronic rRNA transcript (SSU-rRNA, 5.8S rRNA, LSU-rRNA), positive regulation of transcription from RNA polymerase I promoter) encodes MTDTSPIIRSCYNGDGQYLCYVSVELDKQRVSVVPTSSYDSSVELPSLLIDESGLRVTQLCWFGAQDIQCVLIGLSNGEIWIYSPLANEIVTKLSTTNGHAITGMDVNSAYIWCCDANDMLYQFDAKSYQLLKHFKVDNVKALTQLTIFNDEQLLLASHSIYLVSLSDKKVLLTYPGHITPVSKLTKLNNQYFISSASSDRFLNIYDVQSGETKNILVSNSNIVNYRADKENDIIVTTESGSVEVFKDVLVSSDITSTKKRSRVKKSKQPDNIINLVSEQDQKKSFPVLDVFIKSRLLSLVWFSNVTIPRFVDLNLENIPRDYQHPVDSKLRQKNFNDSRSLYGNDVASTKAYKEGNATITSGDNYRHVTQAIQDWEKELQEKEKAGEDTSGDLSLQDKLEASNFSKLSNNFAKNKISTSSDKLTKSAIVAGTVTTVLAQALQSNDHSLLETVLNNRDERVIRDTILRLKAPLAIILLERLAERIARQSHRQGPLNIWVKWCLIIHGAYLVNIPNLMSSLASLHSTLRKRAELLPKLMGLEARLNNVVISPTSKEDLEDEVTVEFDEDEEDVEYNEELDDAGLIDDGEEEYETGSEEEDDDSEVEGDDKQALEEDDDSEAEEEGYSDVEV; translated from the coding sequence ATGACTGATACTTCTCCTATTATAAGATCATGTTACAATGGTGATGGACAGTATTTATGTTATGTGTCTGTGGAACTTGACAAGCAAAGAGTATCAGTAGTGCCTACTTCATCTTACGACTCAAGCGTGGAACTTCCATCACTGCTAATAGATGAGTCTGGTCTGCGAGTAACACAGTTGTGCTGGTTTGGGGCTCAGGATATCCAATGTGTATTGATAGGTCTGAGCAACGGTGAAATTTGGATTTATTCACCATTGGCAAATGAGATAGTTACAAAGCTATCTACTACCAATGGTCATGCTATAACAGGTATGGATGTAAATAGTGCCTATATCTGGTGTTGTGATGCTAATGATATGCTATATCAGTTTGATGCCAAATCATATCAATTATTAAAACATTTCAAAGTCGACAATGTTAAAGCATTGACACAATTGACCATATTCAATGACGAACAATTGTTACTAGCATCACATTCCATCTACTTGGTCTCCCTTTCGGACAAGAAAGTATTGCTTACTTACCCAGGTCATATTACACCAGTATCCAAGTTGACCAAGCTGAATaatcaatattttatttcttctgcCTCTAGTGATAGATTCCTTAACATTTATGATGTTCAATCCggagaaacaaaaaatatccTGGTATCCAACTCTAATATTGTGAACTATAGAGCTGACAAGGAGAATGATATAATTGTTACTACAGAATCTGGATCAGTGGAAGTATTCAAAGATGTACTAGTATCTTCAGATATCACATCTACAAAGAAGAGATCAAGGGTAAAGAAGTCAAAGCAACCGGATAACATAATTAATCTGGTAAGCGAACAAGACCAAAAGAAATCATTTCCTGTACTAGATGTATTCATTAAGAGTAGATTGTTAAGTTTAGTCTGGTTTAGCAATGTTACAATTCCAAGATTTGTTGATCTAAATTTAGAGAATATTCCAAGAGACTATCAGCATCCAGTGGACTCCAAATTAAGGCAAAAGAATTTCAACGATTCCAGGAGCTTATATGGTAATGATGTAGCATCAACAAAGGCCTATAAAGAAGGTAATGCCACAATTACTTCTGGTGACAATTATAGACATGTGACGCAAGCTATTCAAGATTGGGAAAAGGAACTACAAGAGAAGGAGAAAGCTGGTGAAGATACATCTGGTGATCTGTCTTTACAGGATAAACTTGAAGCATCAAACTTTTCGAAATTATCAAACAACTTTGCCAAGAACAAAATATCCACCTCATCTGATAAACTGACGAAATCTGCTATAGTAGCTGGTACGGTCACCACTGTATTGGCTCAAGCATTGCAATCCAATGACCACTCCTTACTTGAAACTGTATTGAACAACCGTGATGAGAGGGTGATAAGAGATACTATCCTGAGATTAAAAGCACCTCTGGCTATTATACTGCTGGAGAGATTAGCAGAAAGAATTGCAAGACAGTCACACCGTCAAGGTCCATTAAACATTTGGGTAAAGTGGTGTTTAATTATCCATGGTGCGTATCTAGTAAACATACCGAATTTGATGTCAAGCTTAGCGTCCTTACACTCTACCTTGAGGAAAAGAGCAGAATTACTGCCTAAACTAATGGGCTTGGAAGCACGTTTGAATAACGTTGTCATTTCTCCAACTTCTAAGGAAGACCTAGAAGATGAAGTTACAgttgaatttgatgaagatgaggaagatgTCGAATACAATGAAGAGCTTGATGATGCTGGTCTAATAGACGATGGTGAAGAAGAGTATGAAACCGGATCtgaggaagaagatgacgatTCGGAAGTAGAGGGAGATGATAAACAGGcattagaagaagatgatgactCGGaggcagaagaagaaggctACAGTGATGTCGAAGTTTAA
- a CDS encoding uncharacterized protein (CAGL0F02519g~Has domain(s) with predicted DNA binding, RNA polymerase II transcription factor activity, sequence-specific DNA binding, zinc ion binding activity and role in regulation of transcription, DNA-templated, transcription, DNA-templated), giving the protein MEKKNNLSMKPKLFVLSPDMTTNQLVARTQRLSRACDLCKKRKTKCQGGNPCQSCRKANIQCIYREIASHDKSHDLILGSPNKIKKRSGPLLAVKVKKSLKVNNGDTIHSANYQQDVPKLSQSKPKHNLNGNESAEIESFSPESVSTSPERYYSQSKSQIDNSLYQDIVKAIFPPLQLDKILNSPSFDRESFINIISSHISNSSLNINSVINTYIPSRARVPLPPKDVALKLIMKTWDCVCILFRFYHRPTIVKLLESLYEDNDSQNKTYNNEQLKVLPLIYSVLAVGALFCKDDVNGKDVSTREFYEDEGQKFFLEAKRLIDIANADDIYSIQTIFMMTLFLQCTAKIKICYSYVGIAMRALVKNGFHRTTSLIGPTPIIDETRKRLFWSVFKVDMYLNCIMGIPFGLSDSDVNQDLPADVEDENIREDGIIYKKCQFGLSSAGANNQHTKLILIMSHICKALRNLHHSNYSLSAVEEKVKYFENELFGWYASLPNVLRADDDQLIKTRCGERCLKAKKLLYLDYLLTKLLLYKPFSHYIIMHPSQYPTVSFHFGNAIKCFETAHAIIKLAEEMIKEGFLNGSYWFSVHTIFYSVSCLEFFSFQYNKGNISGNPLSFSVQETSKIGMEILLHLRQGSDASNTTFNVLKPLFEELNQRTSEASTRTLLQMKSHIATFQDRESDYQDGRNEFNHRTNNLTTTPLYHEWQDSKTNSTEKQGGPANNMTGFYGMTSRRTSNNIERGQGSHHLLSLDGTPSSRNVTEQFTVSADNNYPYEENYYDASTSLLKPEDFFRKFLDDYANESSKSANIDIKSLLSSSNHDENVNSMTAQF; this is encoded by the coding sequence atggagaagaagaataacCTAAGCATGAAACCAAAATTATTTGTGCTGTCTCCTGATATGACCACAAATCAGCTGGTGGCTAGAACGCAGAGACTCTCCAGGGCGTGTGATTTGtgcaagaaaagaaagaccAAGTGTCAAGGTGGTAACCCGTGCCAGAGTTGCAGGAAGGCTAACATACAGTGCATATATCGTGAGATTGCGTCCCATGACAAGTCTCACGATCTCATACTCGGCAGTCCcaacaaaatcaagaagAGATCAGGCCCCTTGTTAGCGGTTAAGGTAAAAAAAAGTCTGAAGGTCAATAATGGAGACACCATACACAGTGCTAATTACCAACAGGACGTACCGAAACTGTCTCAGTCAAAACCAAAACACAACCTAAACGGAAATGAATCTGCTGAAATCGAATCGTTTTCACCAGAATCTGTGTCAACATCCCCAGAAAGATATTACTCACAAAGCAAATCTCAAATCGATAATTCACTATACCAAGATATAGTGAAAGCAATATTCCCACCTTTGCAACTCGACAAGATTTTGAATAGTCCATCATTTGACAGAGAGAGtttcattaatattatatcttCACACATTTCTAATTCTTCTCTAAACATTAACTCAGTCATTAACACTTATATACCAAGCCGAGCAAGAGTGCCATTACCTCCAAAAGATGTTGCTCTAAAACtaataatgaaaacttGGGACTGTGTGTGCATTCTCTTCAGATTTTACCACAGACCGACCATTGTAAAGTTATTGGAGTCATTATACGAGGATAATGATAGTCAAAACAAGACTTATAATAACGAACAACTCAAGGTATTACCGCTGATATACTCTGTTTTGGCTGTGGGAGCATTATTTTGCAAAGATGATGTTAATGGTAAAGATGTGTCCACAAGAGAGTTCTATGAAGATGAAGGACAGAAATTCTTTCTAGAGGCAAAGAGATTGATAGACATAGCAAATGCGGACGATATATATTCAATTCAGACAATATTCATGATGACACTATTTTTGCAATGCACGGctaaaataaagatatgCTACTCTTACGTGGGTATAGCAATGCGGGCATTAGTGAAGAATGGCTTTCATAGAACAACATCATTGATAGGGCCGACTCCCATTATAGATGAAACTAGAAAGAGATTATTTTGGAGTGTCTTTAAGGTTGATATGTATCTAAATTGCATAATGGGTATCCCCTTTGGTTTATCTGATAGTGATGTGAATCAGGATTTACCTGCtgatgttgaagatgaGAACATTAGAGAGGATGGCATTATCTATAAAAAATGTCAGTTTGGTTTAAGCAGTGCAGGTGCAAATAACCAACATACCAAGCTCATCCTTATAATGTCCCATATATGTAAAGCATTGCGTAACCTACACCATTCAAATTATTCTTTGAGTGCTGTGGAAGAAAAAGTAAAGTACTTCGAAAATGAGCTATTTGGATGGTATGCAAGTCTACCCAATGTATTAAGGGCCGATGATGATCAACTTATAAAGACGAGGTGCGGCGAGAGATGTCTGAAGGCTAAAAAGTTACTCTACTTAGATTACTTACTTACAAAACTGCTACTATACAAGCCATTTTCTCATTATATTATAATGCATCCGTCCCAATACCCGACGGTTAGTTTCCATTTTGGAAATGCTATCAAGTGTTTTGAAACTGCTCATGCAATTATCAAACTAGCAGAAGAAATGATAAAAGAAGGATTTTTGAATGGTAGTTACTGGTTTTCAGTCCATACTATATTTTACAGTGTTTCATGCTTGGAGTTTTTTTCGTTTCAATACAATAAAGGCAACATTTCAGGTAATCCTCTAAGCTTCAGTGTACAAGAAACTTCGAAAATAGGTATGGAGATATTATTGCACCTAAGACAGGGTTCTGATGCAAGCAATACTACTTTCAACGTTCTAAAACCTCTATTTGAAGAGTTAAATCAGCGCACTTCAGAAGCATCTACGAGGACATTGTTGCAAATGAAGTCACATATTGCCACTTTCCAGGACAGAGAAAGTGATTACCAAGATGGTAGGAACGAATTTAACCATCGTACCAATAATCTGACTACCACACCACTTTATCATGAATGGCAGGATAGTAAAACTAATTCAACAGAAAAACAGGGTGGACCTGCAAATAATATGACCGGATTTTATGGAATGACGTCACGGCGTACATCAAATAATATCGAACGCGGTCAAGGTAGTCATCACTTATTAAGTTTAGATGGCACACCTAGCTCTCGAAATGTAACAGAACAATTTACTGTTTCTGCTGATAATAATTACCCTTACGAGGAAAATTACTACGATGCATCTACCTCCCTATTGAAACCAGAAGATTTCttcagaaaatttttggatGATTACGCAAACGAAAGCTCAAAAAGTGCTAATATTGATATAAAGtcattattatcatcatctaatCATGATGAAAATGTGAACTCAATGACTGCTCAATTTTAA